A single region of the Sulfurimonas sp. genome encodes:
- a CDS encoding c-type cytochrome, which produces VFLAECKVCHGLTADGIDGKAANLNKRIDEVAVKHAVMNGSNNMLLGMEMPMPDRNGLFNASTGNLISDAEIDTVAAYVANGFTGAGADIFAGTCASCHGADGNGMDMVAPSLKAFDTKLVTNVLNHGKKGAIGAMPAFNNLNAKQKEAVAAYISSLAK; this is translated from the coding sequence GTATTCTTAGCAGAGTGTAAAGTTTGTCACGGTCTTACTGCTGATGGTATTGATGGTAAAGCAGCTAACTTAAACAAAAGAATTGATGAAGTTGCTGTTAAACATGCTGTAATGAATGGTTCTAACAACATGTTATTAGGTATGGAAATGCCAATGCCAGATCGTAACGGTCTTTTCAATGCTAGTACTGGAAATCTAATTTCTGATGCTGAAATTGATACTGTTGCAGCTTACGTAGCTAACGGTTTCACTGGTGCTGGTGCTGATATCTTTGCTGGTACATGTGCTTCATGTCACGGTGCTGATGGTAATGGTATGGATATGGTAGCTCCAAGTTTAAAAGCGTTTGATACTAAACTTGTTACTAACGTACTTAACCACGGTAAAAAAGGTGCTATCGGTGCTATGCCTGCATTTAACAACTTAAATGCTAAACAAAAAGAAGCTGTAGCTGCATATATTAGCAGTTTAGCTAAGTAA
- a CDS encoding DUF4006 family protein: MNENRSVFALDGITGMLVATVLLLSILAGLTVWGLGVQNANMTKFYEIKDAEQIQMISTESAKHRVVVN, from the coding sequence ATGAATGAAAATAGAAGCGTATTTGCTCTTGATGGTATTACAGGTATGTTAGTAGCTACTGTACTTTTACTTTCTATCCTTGCTGGTTTAACAGTATGGGGTTTAGGTGTACAAAATGCTAACATGACAAAGTTCTATGAAATTAAAGACGCAGAACAAATTCAGATGATCAGTACTGAGAGTGCTAAGCATCGTGTTGTTGTAAACTAA
- a CDS encoding 3-dehydroquinate dehydratase: MNVLQRGLYALILTLYFQNTLVAEYLYKDEVIFNPKFNESVEELGSELYEKTGISLRLLMLKELPEGMKIAEYEKEVMKNFSTPTILLTFSEMDAKVDILAYPTSLYEYFDKKQILSPISSPIQAFVIALLSMDFSDMSSGGTILPLLAEKSKKGEVLGKYSGAMFNGYADIAEQVADSKGIELEHAIGSANQIAILVIKTLFYGIILIVIFIYIKRKIYSKWQDKNE; the protein is encoded by the coding sequence TTGAACGTTTTACAAAGAGGGCTTTATGCCCTCATCCTCACATTATATTTTCAAAACACATTAGTTGCTGAGTATTTATATAAAGATGAAGTTATCTTCAATCCTAAGTTTAACGAATCGGTTGAAGAATTAGGTTCAGAATTATATGAAAAAACTGGTATATCATTAAGACTTTTAATGTTAAAAGAGTTACCTGAAGGTATGAAAATAGCAGAGTATGAAAAAGAGGTTATGAAAAATTTCTCTACTCCGACAATACTTTTAACATTTTCAGAGATGGATGCAAAAGTGGATATATTAGCTTATCCTACATCTTTATACGAATACTTTGATAAAAAACAGATACTTAGTCCGATATCATCACCTATACAGGCTTTTGTAATCGCCTTATTAAGTATGGATTTTTCTGACATGAGCAGTGGGGGGACTATTCTTCCTCTTTTAGCAGAAAAATCTAAAAAAGGTGAAGTTTTAGGAAAGTATAGCGGTGCAATGTTTAATGGTTATGCAGATATAGCTGAACAAGTGGCAGATTCAAAAGGAATTGAACTTGAACATGCTATTGGAAGCGCAAACCAGATCGCTATATTAGTAATTAAGACACTATTCTATGGTATTATCCTTATTGTAATTTTTATATATATAAAAAGAAAAATATATTCAAAATGGCAGGATAAAAATGAGTAA
- a CDS encoding FixH family protein, translating into MSKLFASGRIWPYAIGISIVFIFGACVATIVVASKLPVSKADTYMMDYHQADANANELINAQIAFDKKYKIEYVTDGLSQENTIIKYKVTDLDGNAVENAELKVVVTRPNVHDYNQELSSYKFENGVYTFNPIKLELPGRWDVMAKINVGKLQRYFNVKADTRKKEYKIY; encoded by the coding sequence ATGAGTAAATTATTTGCTAGCGGTAGAATATGGCCTTATGCTATAGGTATATCTATTGTCTTTATTTTTGGTGCTTGTGTAGCTACGATTGTTGTAGCTTCAAAATTGCCTGTATCAAAAGCTGATACTTATATGATGGACTATCATCAAGCTGACGCTAATGCTAATGAACTTATTAATGCTCAAATAGCATTTGATAAAAAATATAAGATAGAATATGTAACTGATGGTTTAAGTCAAGAAAATACTATTATTAAGTATAAAGTAACTGATCTTGATGGAAATGCAGTTGAAAATGCTGAGTTAAAAGTTGTTGTAACTAGACCGAATGTGCATGACTACAATCAAGAGTTATCAAGCTACAAGTTTGAAAATGGAGTTTATACATTTAATCCTATTAAGCTGGAACTACCTGGAAGATGGGATGTGATGGCTAAAATAAATGTAGGAAAGCTTCAAAGATACTTTAACGTTAAAGCAGATACAAGAAAAAAAGAATATAAAATTTATTAA